The sequence ATGGTTCTTTTTTAATAAGCAAAACTCAAAGATAGATAGGTAGATGTTTACATGGCTTTCCAGATCCGTATTTTGGTCTTGTAGAGCTTCTGCCCGGTGACTCTGTTTAATTTTGAATTGCATAGCGATGTTTGTGTGCTAAACTACCATTTTGCAACTTAAATAGAGTAGATGAGATTTCTTTTTCCTGCTTCACTGACTAAGGTTAGAAGTTCAATTTCGTCATAAAAGCTTTGTTGAAGACGACCCtagtaaaattaaaaatacatttaaatttatcacATATATCGATTACgataattataatttttgaaCTAACTAATTGTCAGTAAATACAGATCACAgtgaaaatgcattgaaattCTCTAAAGCAATGTAACGAAAGTTTGTTGGAGATTGACCGTAAGTTCATCTTACATCAATATCGATTTTCCTTATAAACCATATTCGAGAATTTCGCATCCTCAACAGAAATTTTATCAAGGGATATCTCGTCATAAATCGTAGTCCTTTTTTCGTTTATGGTTTATTTACGAGAAATGATACTGAGAAATCAGTTGCATAAACCCTATCCTGTCGAATAACTATTGTTTCAAGGTTAATTGCTATTTTCATTTTAGATCTTCCTGGATACTGATCAATACTTGATTATTGCGGTTTCTCTTTGTAATGATTTAGCTAATTTACTAAGTACATATATGTTAACTTTTGTTTATGATAAGTGTTCTGTGTCTGGCGTCATATAATGTTCGGCTGCTCAAATTAAATTAGGTAGGACAGTGTCCGGGCTTGTTActtaagaataaaatattaagtACTTGATTCGCTAATCCATCTATCCTCCATTTCTTTGTATAATCTATAAATTATTCCATTATCATTATAAAAGCCTATTGTTCAGTATTTGGTTTTTTATATAAGATACTTTATCTACTTTTGAATTGCagaaatatgttttacaatCTCCTATTTCCGTTCAACTCCATTCTCTTACCCTAAACTTGTCGTCGCAGATAGAAAAAACATGCTGTCAATCTGATTCCACATTCTCGAGATTCTTGTCATCTACTCATCGGACACTACTAGCTAATCTGTTTTTATGTCGTCACTCAGGCACGTTAATCGTCCGTCGTTTACGTGAAAAATATTTCAGCTTACACCCAAACATAAAGACAGATTCTCGGTTGTTTATAACTCAGAAAGTTTTACTTGGAGGGTCTTTAATTTCATTTGCTCAAGACAAAATTACTGATGAAGAGGTCCTAACGTAAGTAAAGCTAGTGACTATTCTCATTTCTGTTTTATCTTTAGCACTTTGAAAAGTTTTTCAATAAATggtaattcaaataattccaaCAGAAGTAGTCCATTTGTTGTTGTGGAAGATGATACTAGTGAAGAGGATGCCCATTCACCATTTGAAGATCGTACAAGAAACGAGTGCTCTGAATCATGGGACCCACCACTGACTTTAATGATACGGGAGTTACGTAAAACATATTTAAACCGGACATCAATGTTTTCACGTCCTACTACGGAGCCAGTTGTCGTTGGTGATTCTTGTATATCTGCTTGTGATGCAGATCCTCATGCTAATGAAATTTCGAATGAAGATCACTTTACTGCGTCTCTTTCGTCATTGTTTATGGATTTAAATATTCAGCCAGATGGTACAGGTTTTGTTGATGAGTCGTGGGAACTTGTTTATGATCGAACAAGTATGCGCGTTTGGCGTAGACCACTGATGGTACCTCAGATAAATGGTGAATGTAACCCCCCAAAATCAAATGTCAAGTACGAGTACCGAGGTGAGTGGTTTAGAATAGGTTCTACTTGTTTTAAAGTAGTATTTTACTGACCAGTTTTGTTATAACGTGGAAAATGCTGCTGATTagaggggtagcgaattattgatcggaccaaagacgcgcaaacacgtagaacgacctagggttctgattggtcccgcttccctgtctagcccagccagttgagtccagaacgcaagtcacagcctctgagttatgaatcattatatttcaaacatactttgtttatataccagtcaagcagaccacaacgtaccacaaaatagaaaataacattgtacaatattggccaacaggaaaataacacgttaaataaatattgaccaataagatgataccatttcatgtccaaggatagcattaggcttaacaggataatttttgggatattcaGGAGAATATCCCAACaagtttttattaatttttgctCATGGAGGCTAACAGTAttcgttagtcagtcagtcagctacaacgtaggaccaggcacatatatgcatcggtccaagttgccatacctcattaacacaacaagatgaacaccggattcataaaagtagttaattcagagatggtaatatataaaagaaagaccgcatataaggatatagtacaggaagaaaaattcagttcgtaaaaagaaagatatggagcGATCTTAATCTCTTAATTTTAaggaagacagaaagtgtatacaccgacgtcaTTGTGAGCGATTgtgaaccatgtcaccaagagtctccaaccattggttacgatagtcacgcggaccctaaccaagtagtctgcatctaccaacatggcacagaccagaagttagtgacctcaagcactgataccacgttttggtttggccacccctaacattcttccaaccatcccgaacaccggttagcattacACGTCATGGTAATTGGCGTtcgggcatacgcaacacgtggcccgaccatctcagtcgatgaagattcacaaccccaCCAAATGATTtgtcatcattccctaataccctgcatctaacaGTGGACTACCTTatcggacaccacttgaggttgcaaaatcagatgacagttcgccataaggtctgactcgactagtagtgttcgagtaaagagccttcacaaggtttatgtacttctgaggtacgcctttcaatgacagacactgccacagaatctcgcggtctaccgagtcaaatgctgcttttaagtcaagaaagaccacgaTTGTCGGATGCCGATAAGTATGtctgttctagaacctgacgaatggtgaatatgtggtcgatgcagccacgatcaggtctgaagccagcttgattctcttgtgtttgcagttcacgagtcttagttaggtgtccgataattattgaggctagtattttagatactatattagttaaactaatccctctatggttgttacaggatgattttgaccctctcttatatattgggacgataagtgattgtgaccagtcagatggaataacgtctaactcccagatctcagctaaaatattagtcaacctaatcgctaaaattggaccaccatcgttaaagacctctggaaccaatccatctggaccagctgcccttcctcgttccagattaactatagccttttgaacttcagctagagttgggggacctacttcaatgttccattcacactgtctgagaatggagggtagttgtagagtagctgaaggtcagctgaactgttctctaaaatgttccgctcatcgttctaaacgtctggactgggagcatatgagagtgtcgtctttttccgagatagtctgacttacatttgacttattaattccagtttcttttatcaGTCTGTAGACCTGTCTTGTGTttcctatagccgccgcctttttcatctcttttgttttcgttgcccaccactactcacggtcgttccttagacttttggttaacctagatctgatttctttacgctcttcatcgtgttcagagcctgatgggatgagtttacgagaatccatcagtgcaataggccttgaagaaatccattggtttttagtaaccctgtggtttaaatcactgatagatgtcactgctgtttgtatatcttccCATGCAACATTTGGGTCAGagtcgttttcagaactacctaattgtgaccttagttgttcctggaacccacttttggttttcttgttactcaattcagttataatgggtctttttactgtggctgttttgcgtccagtgaggcgcaagcagatgcatACCCGTATTAGGGTGGGATCGGAGTctaagcaggtactccagaatgagcgacaatcttctatcgaccctctccgacgatgactgatggcaatatggtgtattggagtccatcgttggtttggtgcagggggtcgccatattagacgatgtctctccttaagctttaaatttgtgttttctaaaaataaacgattgcctgagcacagttgcagcagacgataacgattatctgttcgctgagccggaatactaaaatagcCACTTAAATGACTTtgtgtttggtttaagctacctatctgagcattaaagtcacctgctacgagtactatgtctggacgtttagctttctgacgAAGTTCAGAGAGCTTTGTacaaaattcatctttcacttcatccgagctgcagtcggtTGGAGCGtcggcagaaacgacaaaaaggcaaggACGTGTGTCCCTGTTCTTCCGAGTTCTTAGgaagccgtttagccgaacagcacatagacgactgttgacggggatccactctaacggtgcttgttccgccctcatacttagtgctatgcctacacctgcaagtccacgagagctggccgtcgggtcgccagatacacggatggcgtatctcgttggctctccgttttgccgaggtgaggtcaagtgaatgaccaccctgggatcctgtatgcgtgtttcagagacacagcatacatcaatggtacgagattctagggttctagccaaggaagcctgttgaccgatttgacctAGGGTGTGTACGTTGAAAGCTGCAATGTGtcgtttggagcgaggtttcagtagatgtgggacagtgttttgcgcactaaaatcgttggctatggttacacttgaggaggaagcagaaagaggaagtttagtgttgaaagtcgatgtagaaGGAATATTAGGAAtcgaagaggaaggttgattatgaatacagtggtcttgagtgctgttagagttaTGAGGGCGGTTTTCAGtttccggttgcccacaccgtggaagggtttctggaggtacctgaaaaggaaataggattagaggtggtctcagtgacctgagagcatgaccgcagtgcccaagggacaactgcttgaggtcggtcacacacgacctttttatgagtaattttttaGTTAGctcgtacttgttgagaccttaccgccggagacagaTATCCGTGGGATGAAGCGAGGTGctcatttttagggtcgaccttttctaacctcacccttccttgtgggaaggcagcatcgctgtcaagctggttgtctgaagggaaCAGCTTACTACTGTcatacctctgtacagtcaacagtacgacttcgccttcgaacgttgggtttgttgcttttagtcttaccgctcttcaagcGACTTGTCTGGTATTGTAGGACCTTTAGGAACGCTTGTTCTAGCCAGTATAGcttggttgcttcatcacgataggcaagcccgaccaccacgtcaaggtagaaACAACGGTCGGGCAGTATTCGTTATTTAAATATCGAAAGGTGTGTCCCAAAAAATACTTAAACCTAATTAGTCTTCACTTGAACATCGTGTTAGGACTTACGGCTCACTGTCATCAAAGTTGGCCAACTAAAATGGTGTTCGTCACAGTTGCCCACTTTCTTCACTTATCTTTAACTTTGTCatggaaattattttattgataactcTGCTTTAGTTTAACCTCGATTATCTCTCTATCATAAGACTCACCTATGGACTTGTAATACGTAGATAGTATGGTTTTGTTTAGCAAAAACGTCAACAAAATGCAGAATTTACTTAAAGCCTTAAGGAACAATACACCCATATTCATGACGCGTTTCTCTCCCTTTAAATGACAAAAGTTCTCTCACTACTAGTTGTTATCGATTTCTAGACTGGCCACAGAGAATAAAGTAGTTGAGCTCCTTGTCCACTCCATTTATTTCAAAGGCTTCATCAGCCTTGTTCGGTTGGTGCCTGGTGGAATCTCGGTATCGATTTAGAAATCCCGATTATTTTTTGCAAACTTATGTCACTTAGCGTGGGCGAGATGTCTATTTCCCTATCAAATAGGCGAGTACATGGCTCAGGAGTTCACTTTGTATTACTGAGTGTATGTGAAACATGACCTATGAAGATATAAGACATATAGGCTACACGCTTTTTATCACAAGTGTCTTCGGAGCATTACTCGCATATCATGAAGCAATGAATTGGCTCATTGTGAGATTGGGCACAGGATACTAGACAAAAATAGCaaatcagtcgatgagaatTTGTTTCATCTCTCTCATCATGATTAAcgttataacttgtggtctcGTGCCATATTAATATATTATGTAGTGACACTGccaattaaagaacagtgatttatcgaccggaccaataacgcgtaaacccgtacgagcagtctacagtttttatcggtccttcttccttCTTAaccctgcctgttgagtccagaacaccaatctcagcctctgtgatatgaataatgtatttcaaacgtactgggtttatatacaaacgaaagagaccacatcgtaccatattATGGTAAATAACACTTGTACAacatttagccaaaagtggctgtgaatgtgggagactgtatgTAATAGACTAGGTATAACTCAATAATggcaaatcgtataataatagtccatgggtcgaaataaagcttataataagaggaatatgaatatacatattttagctacttaacaattatgcaataaaaatatatgtatagtattagtccataaatggatcccaacagttaGTATTCATAATTCTCGTTGGGATATAACAATTGATGCTACTATTGTTTCTACTCTTTTACTATTCCGCTTGTTAATTCCATCTTACCACGTTCATTTAGTATGTGAAATTGAGTTACTGTACATTTATGCCAGACTAAGTTGATTATGACTAACTGAAACACCAGAAAGCATGAAATGCAGTTCAAAAGTTGTGTAGAgattatttcaatatatttaacCACATTTGGCAAACACAGATCATAAAAGATGGCCAGAAGAAgttcataattattttgttaatatCGAGATAATCCATTCGATAAAATTGGAGATTTTTGTTATGTTCATAAAtcggtaacttctgagaactatttattgacaaatattatacgtatattcttattttataactattcagtaactaggttatgtatatctatactccttttattacaagctttattttgacctgtacgatttactgttcttaagtcatgttcagtttattaattaccgtctcccacaatcacagccacattttggcttgatcttttacaaatgttatttcctattttatggtatgatgtagTCTGTTTGACTGGTATACAAACCAGGTATGTTTGAAGTAAATGACttatagtggaagctggtattggtgttctaaACTCAACTGGTAGGGCTAggaggacgctaggctgctcatactggTTGAACGtaattggtttggcacagtgctaaaaTTGCATAAGTCGTACTCCGATTGGGGAGTAAGTCACGTGATATTTAACCGGCTCACAACACCTCCATTTATCTGTTTACCATTTCATTGTCTTATTTGTGCGGTGCATATTTATTCTCAAACTCATTTGTATCTtgaatttatgtttaaatataaaaaaaaccaCTACATGCTAATCTCGTTCACTTGTTCTTtctagtttatttgtttttgactAAACTCCCCTTCCTTCCTCGATTTCTTCAAATTCTCACTTTATAATTTGTGTAGTGCATGTTTACTTTGATACCCAATTTTACTAACGATATGTAAGTTATACACACTTGATTTTTAAAGCATTCATCTAGAAAAACAAGAGAAAAAGCGGAGTAAGGGGTTAAATGTGTACTATTTCATCATTCAAATGCATAGTATAGATGATCATACTATTAAGGTGCTGTAATGCAAGACATATCACAATCTATGAATCTCAATAAAAATGCCTAAATGACACACTTTCACCGTAAAACTGGCGTAAATCACCTATGGTTGGGagttttatattttcaatctgtaagttattattataatgaGCAGCTTTGTTTCTTATCCTATTTTTTTCAactcattggtgggtgcataacgtTGGAttacattcattgtgattccctactttttttgttttgaagtaTGTTTTGACGATTGTGAATCCATGAGACAAGTGCATTTCATGCTCcattggacagcatcagagcaactccctgtgaagcattttcttcttcgtgattagggtacagcagcatctctcctgtaCCTAACCTTTTCTATCCAGCTTggatccaatgggtttcactgattccgagcacCACCAAGTCGTATCACCTCTTTTCAtaactatttgactggtctttccGGTTTCTCACATTGTCCGAACATTGGCCTCGTGAATTCCGGAGAGTTTCGCCTTTCACCATTAGGCGTCAtaattctaaatgaagatccttcaactacCAGGACAGAGCTTAAGTTGTTTAGAATGTTTATTCTGGCTATTGTTTTTTAGCacggttgttttctacgggatgaggttgtTAACCTCttgcctaaccctcctcctctATCCGCGCTTCGGACCCTAGACaggctacaggcggagttatgtaTGTGATATCTGTCTCTTGTTCTACCTGGGCAATATACTAATGACTGTTTCGTCAATTGAATCTTTCATAATCCAATAGTTTATGCTTAGaattaaaactttattttttgGTGGGTTTATCTTCCTGAAACTTTAATATCAATCCGTACTGTATTCTGTCTTGTGTCTGTATGCTCGAAAACACTGTACTTTTTAAATTTGAATTCTACACTTACGCACACACAgctttacattttaaaaattcattcttAGTCTTCGTTCTATTTTATGCTTGTTTAATAGTTTGTGGACAATTTCATGATATATCAGCTTCATCGTTTATGGAAGTACAACTCAATTTGGACTATCGACGAAAATGGGATGATAAGATTGTAGAATTGCAGTGTATTACACCGAATAACGATACACATATTAAAGATTTAGATATTATTCGTTGGGTTGTACGTTTTCCATTTCCTATGGTCAATCGAGAATATATTTACGTAAGACGTTGGTGGATTCAACCTAATAAATTTTCTATGAATATGGAGAAATCACTTGCATTTCATAAAGATAATCCTTCAGAATCAATTCTTTTATCTCAAGACAGTACAACTAAGAACATTTCTACTAGACGCTATGCCTATCTAATTTCTCGATGCTCAGcagattttaaagaaaaatgtatCCAATCTTCTGATATTTTTTCAGTAAAGTCTTCATGGGAAAGCATAAGAAAACGAGACCTTGTTCAAGTTCGTGAATATCATTCTGAAATGTTAATTGAGTCACATGGAGAATTCAATCAAGTAAGCACCATTTAGTTATTTgtattatatatgtatagcaCAATCtataatggttaagtgctcaagcgcgaagccagtaggtcctgggttcgaatcccgcggggtgcgggatcgtggatgcgcactgctgaggagtcccgtactaggacgaaacggccgtccagtgcttccaggtttccaacggtggtctaacatcaattaattcatgatctcaaccaaaaactctAAATTATAATTTGATTAACTCCACCTACTGAGCAAAGGTTTATATATTATTTAGTTTTCAGTCACACTAGTTTATGTGAAGGCTTTCGGATTCGAAGTATATGGGAGTGTTTTATAAGCCTTGAACCTACCGGTTAAAAATGGAGTGCTTTGACCATTAAACCACCGGTTGATTTCAAgtatttttattcaaatgaatcTGACGGTCAAAACAAAGCGTGCTTCAAGTATGTAACTAAATCATTATGATAAATCATGGTTATTGTTACACGATTGTTGCGAAAAATAACTATAAAGTGGATATATTTCTTTAATGTCTTGTAAGTTATTTCAC comes from Schistosoma haematobium chromosome 3, whole genome shotgun sequence and encodes:
- the STARD7 gene encoding StAR- lipid transfer protein 7, mitochondrial (EggNog:ENOG410V5GH~COG:I), which codes for MGVLKYVLQSPISVQLHSLTLNLSSQIEKTCCQSDSTFSRFLSSTHRTLLANLFLCRHSGTLIVRRLREKYFSLHPNIKTDSRLFITQKVLLGGSLISFAQDKITDEEVLTTLKSFSINGNSNNSNRSSPFVVVEDDTSEEDAHSPFEDRTRNECSESWDPPLTLMIRELRKTYLNRTSMFSRPTTEPVVVGDSCISACDADPHANEISNEDHFTASLSSLFMDLNIQPDGTGFVDESWELVYDRTSMRVWRRPLMVPQINGECNPPKSNVKYEYRVCGQFHDISASSFMEVQLNLDYRRKWDDKIVELQCITPNNDTHIKDLDIIRWVVRFPFPMVNREYIYVRRWWIQPNKFSMNMEKSLAFHKDNPSESILLSQDSTTKNISTRRYAYLISRCSADFKEKCIQSSDIFSVKSSWESIRKRDLVQVREYHSEMLIESHGEFNQNGLNYYLIYYDDPCLPINGSPIKLFSVRAIEEFMTKLHKAALQLCHVGLPIGIPPIIYDNNSNNNNNNNNNNNNNNTNTTDSEIKLNPNPDLFNASKLIPPSSTPPTTKKQFSGKKLNSYFFTDRHPSELNNNYMDSTAAALS